CTTGGGCAAACTGCGCTGGATCATCAAAATAATCCGCTTCTTTTATGATAATTGTGGGAGCGCTGGGTAAAAATGCCTCCAATGTTGACTCAACTTCCTCCATGATAGGTATTAAGATCTGTAAATCTCTCTCCAGTAATTTTTTTGCTTCCTCTAGGGATTCAATACCACCATGAATATTTTCAAGTACTTTTATTTTTAGGATTAAAAAATCACCCTCTCCACATATATCTGTATAATCACGTCTGAAAATTTTATCTGCTGTCTCCAAAAGAAATCCCGAGATTTCTTTCAACAACATTTCTTTAGATATTAAAGAGTCTGGGAAAAATTTTTCAACTAAAGGCTTAGGTAGACATTTGAAACTGCATCTGAATCCTAATCGTCTGGTTAAATAAGGTTTCCAAACTTGTGAGCTAAATCTATGTATTTTATTCGTTGTAACCAATGGGCGACAATGAGATATCCCCATAATATCAATTTGATGCTCGATAAATTCTAGCATTGATGAATTCAAAGTCATCTGGATATCGCTAACTTGTTTAAATAAGGACTTAAGTTCTTCTGGCTGCAGGTGGCGAAAAAATTCCGTACTGAAACCAAAGAAATCTACAAAACCTAACCTTACCCTTTTGTTCGGATGCTGATTGCCTACGCGCTGTTGAATTATTTTCAAATCCTCATCTGTGAGTAGCTTCAATCCATGGTCTTCAAGCTCCTTTCTTATTATCTTTGCTGCTTCACTGTTATCAATAACAGTTCGTATGTTAAAAAACTCTTGCAAAATGTCAGTGTGTTTCGATATGCGTCCGGAAATATCTGAGCCATTTGAGAATTCTATATTTATAGAGCGTAACAATGTGCTAAGTTTTTCTAAAGGGATGGCGCTTCGAAAGTTTGTAAAAGATTCATACTCCTCGCAGACATCCCTTGCATACTTTTCAATATTGCCATTTTTTATATGGGCTTCAATTTCGTGGTGAAATCCATAGATAAACTTTAAAGATTGTTCATTACAGTCATTTGAAGCATAGATATGGTAAGTGAAATTTTTAGGAGCCGGAACAAAGGAATTATCTAGAATTGAATGTAGAAAAAACTTCAGCAGTTCTTTCAATACTTGGGGGAAAGTCAGTTTGGCAGAATACTTCTTACATTGTACAACACCGTTGGATATATTGTTCAGGTATAGGGTGCAATCTCGCCCACGTTCTCCCACTCCTTGCATAAGGGCAATCTTATCTGATGTTGTAAATATCCCGCTCTCAATCTCTCTGCTAATTAATTTGTAGCATAAAATCTCAAACTCCCTATCGCTTAGCATTGACAAAGGTAGTGATTGAAAACTCGCGTCGATAGCTTTTGGCTTGTATCCAATAGAACTCTCTTCGTCAAGCTGTTTAGATGTAATTTCGTATCGCAAACTTCACCTCCGGCTTTAATTTTAGGGGAGTACCCTTCTGTGGAAAGCTATAATAACTCTAAAAGTAATGCTTTGAATACCCCTTATGGGTTCGACCAACGGATGCAACATATTGGTAAGAATATTATTAATTTGACTTATGGCTTAGAGCTTTGGTTTTATATAATTTTAAATTGCATTCTGCTATCATTTCGGACAGTGTATTCAACCAACCCTGTATCATTATTTTCTCTGCTCAATGAGATGTTTTTCATTATGATGCGTGTTTATTACCATATTATGGTCAGCTGGCTCAAGCTTAGCATTGATAACATGAGGACTATAGTCAATCTAATCAAATTTGTTTTTTCTGAGGCTCGGGTTCTATGTGAAATATCATTTACTCCAGCAAACTCTGAGTGGTTGACGTGATGAGTTCACTACATCAGGCCATAAGGATTATCTCGGCCACTGAAAGTGGTTTTGATACACGATCAATTCCTAAAGTTTTAGAGCATTTTGGTGGCTGGGTGAGAGGGAGAACAACTCATTATCTGCGGGTTGTATCCTGGTTGCCGAAATGGTACACAACCTATTATTAAGGTCAAATTCTAACCTTTGGTCTCATAGATTTTTATGGGGGATTTTTATATTGACATGATAAGATTTCCGTCTGCTAAACTTACAGCTACCTAGAGTCATGAATACATATTTTCTGTGTACAGTGTGGGGCGTCAATCGAATTTATGAAGATGTGGCTCTGTATGTGTTTTTCTAGTTAGGTTTAATGTTGGTGGGAGCGTTAATATGGAGGTTTCACTTATATCGGCTATTTGGTTTTTAATAAAGTTGTGGATGCGGGAGATAGCTCTTGTGCTTTATGATAAATAGCATCTCCCATGGAATTCCTTATTGGTTTAAATATAAATCACTTAAACAAAATGGATTTATAATCTTTGCTACTATGGGTTATAAACCCGATACATTAATATAAAACTGCCCTTTACCATCGTCAGTTTTCTGTATCTGGTAAGTTATTGGCAATGATTGTTGAGCTCCTGGTTTTGTGAATGCCAGATCAGCCGCGCACTGATAAACGTCAAGGCCTGACTCATGGCTTACCGTCCTGATGTTTTCAACAGAAATCTGCACATCTTTATCCAGTGTCATCCCTTTTTCTATCGTTTTTCGCGCTATATCAACGACCAGATTCTTAGCATCATCGCTGTTGCATTTGGGTGTCTTATCACCGCAACCGACCATTAAACTCGCTGCTGCCAGCACCAGAAGTATGTTCAATTTCATTCATTGTTTCCCTTCAATTAAAAGTGGTTGTCTTGTTACTTTTTGTTGTATTGACCATCCATTAAGCCCGCCGCAGAAGCCCCGCAGTATCCTTCACAACCACGAGTCATCACGCTGGTTTTCCCATTATTCATCTCACTGAGCACGGCAACACACTGGCTGGAACTATCATTCCAGACCCAACGGTGTTTCTGATTCTCGCCAGCAGCTATTTTTTGAGCCGTACCTTCCATGTTGCAGGTCCCTGACCCATCTTTGGCTGATGCGTTGATGCTAAACTCCGCATTACCGTTCCCTGGCTTTAGCGTTAAAAGTGCACCGGGCTTAGCATATTGAGCTGCGATTGCCGGGAGGGCTAAGGTTGTCAGTACTAATGCAGCCACTATTCTCTTCATCATTAAATTCCTTGTTAGCTGATACGAATGTTTTTGGTGATTTTCCCCAGTGCCAGCGGCCTGCGTTTTTCCACAAAGAAATACACTACGTTGAAAGCTGATTTACGGTGATTCCCACGACCGAGAGATGGCCAGTTGCGAAAAGACTCGATCTGTTCTTCTGAATAGGGAGTATCTGAGAAGTCAAACAGGACAAGCAGGGCTTTGCCGTCGTGCTTCATCAGTTTCTTCACCTCAGTGCTATTAACGGTTGCGGAGACATTGGAACGCGCTGCTGTTGGCTTACGGACGGCAAACTCAACGGCCACATCGTCAATGACAAAATCAATGAAACCATGCCCGGATACCGTTCCTGGTAGTTTGCTTTTTACTTCCGGCGAGACGTTATCCGCAAACCAGCCCAGTAAATAGCAACGTACTAATGGCAGTAGTTCACGCTCGCTACATTCATTCAGACGCAATGTTTTGACAAATTCGCGCCGGTAAAGAGAGCTGAAAAAGTACTCAAAGCAGTCCGTTATCTCAGTAATAGTGGTTGCCACAGTGTTCCCCTTTTCAGGCCACCTTTGTTCGAAGATTCAACTAATGGTGATTTTGGCACCACTCGATTGCTCAGTTATAGCCTTTAATTGTCTATAAGTGAGTATTTTATCGATTTTATATCCATTGGTGATGTTCATGCAAGAGTAAAAAAGCCCCAGACTTCCTCTTATGGACGTTCTGGAGATCAAATGATGGTTAAACTGGTAGCAGATTCAGCTGATAAGTTGGTAGGGCAGCGTATTCAGACCAGACGTAAGGAAGCTGGGCTAACTGCAGCCGATCTCGCAGAGACTATCGATATTTCTCAGCAGCAACTCTCTCGCTACGAGCGAGGAACTAATAAGATCAATATTGCTCATTTAGTTAAAATTGCAGTTGCATTAAAAACGCCAATAAGCTGGTTCTTTATTGATTGCATGGAGGATTTAAACGTTTCTAATATACCGTCTAGCTTTGTTACTGGACTTGATGCCGAATTAAAACAGCATCTCGATCAAGTCTGGAATAAGTTAGATAGCGCTAAAAAGAAAAGCCTTATCCATTTTTTAGATGAATTCACAAAACCACATTAAAATTAGTTCCCAATTGAAACTATTTGCGTTGAAAGTATATTCCTGGTAAAATGTCATTACTGA
This genomic interval from Kosakonia sacchari SP1 contains the following:
- a CDS encoding helix-turn-helix domain-containing protein, whose protein sequence is MVKLVADSADKLVGQRIQTRRKEAGLTAADLAETIDISQQQLSRYERGTNKINIAHLVKIAVALKTPISWFFIDCMEDLNVSNIPSSFVTGLDAELKQHLDQVWNKLDSAKKKSLIHFLDEFTKPH